A stretch of Brassica rapa cultivar Chiifu-401-42 chromosome A08, CAAS_Brap_v3.01, whole genome shotgun sequence DNA encodes these proteins:
- the LOC103835078 gene encoding putative clathrin assembly protein At4g40080 — MGRITSFADLIGILKDKASQGKAALVSSNPKGKSLSFHLSVLRATTHDPSTPPGNRHLSALLSAGTGSRATAASAVEAVMNRLHTTGDACVALKSLIIVHHIVKHGRFILQDQLSVFPASGGRNYLKLSGFRDEKSPLMWELSSWVRWYGLYLEHLLSTSRVMGFFVASASSTIHKDEYEDMVSSLTNTDLLREVDALVGLLQEACKIPDIPFSGGKPLADKITRLVGEDYVSSVNELYSRLNEFKERSNTLSFGDTVELVCALKRHESSKERLSEIWCGNWKRSWLDGLWSLVSEVKGVIGGLEDGYEQIEKTFAGIGRREKGYESARFSDRLVIGYGDDTVRFSSGRFSNVGRFNYPVEHCVVQTTLDVL; from the exons ATGGGAAGAATCACTAGCTTCGCAGATCTAATCGGAATACTCAAAGACAAAGCTTCTCAAGGCAAAGCAGCTCTCGTCTCATCAAACCCAAAAGGCAAATCTCTCTCTTTCCATCTCTCCGTCCTCCGTGCCACCACTCACGACCCTTCAACTCCTCCGGGAAACCGTCACCTCAGCGCTCTCCTCTCCGCCGGTACTGGCTCACGAGCCACCGCAGCTTCCGCCGTCGAAGCTGTAATGAACCGTCTTCACACAACCGGAGACGCCTGCGTCGCTCTCAAATCATTGATCATCGTCCATCACATCGTCAAACATGGTCGCTTCATCCTCCAGGATCAGCTCTCTGTCTTTCCTGCTTCCGGTGGTCGGAACTATCTGAAACTTTCTGGGTTTAGAGATGAGAAGTCCCCTTTGATGTGGGAGCTTTCTTCTTGGGTCCGATG gTACGGTTTATACCTTGAACATCTGTTATCAACTTCAAGAGTGATGGGCTTTTTCGTTGCTTCAGCATCCAGCACAATCCACAAAGACGAATACGAAGACATGGTTTCGTCTCTTACCAACACAGATTTGCTTCGTGAAGTCGACGCGCTTGTCGGTTTACTACAAGAAGCATGTAAGATTCCGGATATACCCTTCTCTGGTGGCAAACCTCTAGCCGACAAAATTACCCGTTTGGTCGGAGAAGACTACGTGTCTTCGGTCAACGAACTTTATTCGAGACTCAACGAGTTTAAAGAGCGGTCTAACACTTTGAGCTTCGGAGATACGGTGGAGCTTGTGTGTGCTTTGAAGAGGCATGAGAGTAGTAAAGAAAGATTGTCTGAAATCTGGTGTGGGAATTGGAAGAGATCTTGGCTCGATGGGCTCTGGAGTTTGGTTAGTGAGGTCAAGGGCGTGATTGGTGGTTTAGAGGATGGTTATGAGCAAATTGAGAAAACATTTGCTGGGATTGGGAGGAGAGAAAAAGGATATGAATCAGCCCGGTTTAGTGATCGATTAGTTATTGGTTATGGTGATGATACTGTTCGTTTTTCTTCCGGTAGATTTTCTAATGTTGGTCGGTTTAATTATCCGGTTGAACATTGTGTTGTGCAAACGACTTTGGACGTCTTGTGA
- the LOC103835554 gene encoding cytochrome P450 79B1 yields the protein MYLLTILQAFVTITLVMLLKKLITNRNKKKISLPPGPTGWPIIGMIPAMLKSRPVFRWLHSIMKQLNTEIACVKLGNTHVITVTCPKIAREILKQQDALFASRPMTYAQNVLSNGYKTCVITPFGEQFKKMRKVVMTELVCPARHRWLHQKRAEENDHLTAWLYNMVKNSGSVDFRFVTRHYCGNAIKKLMFGTRTFSENTAPDGGPTAEDIEHMEAMFEALGFTFAFCISDYLPMLTGLDLNGHEKIMRDSSAIMDKYHDPIIDARIKMWREGKRTQIEDFLDIFISIKDEQGNPLLTADEIKPTIKELVMAAPDNPSNAVEWAMAEMVNKPEILRKAMEELDRVVGKERLVQESDIPKLNYVKAILREAFRLHPVAAFNLPHVALSDATVAGYHIPKGSQVLLSRYGLGRNPKVWADPLSFKPERHLNECSEVTLTENDLRFISFSTGKRGCAAPTLGTALTTMMLARLLQGFTWKLPENETRVELMESSHDMFLCKPLVMVGELRLPEHLYPTVK from the exons ATGTATCTCCTCACAATACTTCAAGCCTTTGTGACTATAACCCTAGTGATGCTTCTCAAAAAACTGATCACGAAtcgaaacaaaaagaaaatttctctCCCACCAGGTCCCACCGGATGGCCAATCATCGGAATGATTCCAGCGATGCTAAAGAGCCGTCCCGTTTTCCGTTGGCTCCACAGCATCATGAAGCAGCTAAACACCGAGATAGCCTGCGTGAAACTAGGAAACACTCACGTGATCACCGTCACGTGCCCTAAGATAGCACGTGAGATACTCAAGCAACAAGACGCTCTCTTCGCCTCAAGACCTATGACTTACGCACAGAACGTCCTCTCTAACGGCTACAAAACCTGCGTGATCACTCCCTTCGGTGAACAGTTCAAGAAAATGAGGAAAGTCGTGATGACGGAACTCGTTTGTCCTGCGAGACACAGGTGGCTTCATCAGAAGAGAGCAGAAGAAAACGATCATTTAACCGCTTGGCTATACAACATGGTCAAGAACTCTGGATCAGTCGATTTTCGGTTCGTGACTAGGCATTACTGCGGAAACGCTATCAAGAAGCTTATGTTCGGAACAAGAACGTTCTCTGAAAACACCGCACCGGACGGTGGACCGACCGCAGAGGATATCGAGCATATGGAAGCTATGTTTGAAGCATTAGGGTTTACGTTCGCTTTTTGTATCTCTGACTATCTACCTATGCTCACGGGGCTTGATCTTAACGGTCACGAGAAGATTATGAGAGACTCGAGTGCTATTATGGACAAGTATCACGATCCAATCATTGATGCAAGGATCAAGATGTGGAGAGAAGGAAAGAGAACTCAAATCGAGGATTTTCTAGACATTTTCATTTCGATCAAAGATGAACAAGGAAACCCATTGCTTACCGCCGATGAAATCAAACCCACCATTAAG GAGCTTGTAATGGCGGCACCAGACAATCCATCAAACGCCGTCGAATGGGCCATGGCGGAGATGGTGAACAAACCGGAGATCCTCCGTAAAGCAATGGAAGAACTCGACAGAGTTGTCGGAAAAGAAAGACTTGTCCAAGAATCCGACATCCCAAAACTGAACTACGTCAAAGCTATTCTCCGTGAAGCTTTCCGTCTCCATCCCGTCGCCGCCTTTAACCTCCCACACGTGGCCCTTTCCGACGCAACCGTCGCCGGATATCACATCCCTAAAGGAAGTCAAGTCCTCCTTAGCCGATATGGGCTGGGCCGTAATCCAAAAGTTTGGGCCGACCCACTTAGCTTTAAACCGGAGAGACATCTCAACGAGTGCTCCGAAGTTACATTGACGGAGAACGATCTCCGGTTTATCTCGTTTAGTACCGGTAAAAGAGGTTGTGCTGCACCAACTTTGGGTACGGCGTTGACGACGATGATGCTCGCGAGACTTCTTCAAGGTTTCACTTGGAAGCTACCGGAGAATGAGACACGTGTTGAGCTGATGGAGTCTAGTCATGATATGTTTTTGTGTAAACCGTTGGTTATGGTCGGTGAGTTGAGGTTGCCTGAGCATCTTTATCCGACGGTGAAGTGA
- the LOC103835079 gene encoding RING-H2 finger protein ATL32: MARVQGFISHRWIIFQLITVLHVANAQSLPPPSQDELQPGHAPSKTTVFGVLIAAFFFFGLLSVYIRHCTRAMPGHSYTNSRRRAFEGCSRRGGLEDAVVESFPVFAYSSVKESKIGAGDLECAICLNELEDRETVRLLPVCNHLFHVDCIDAWLYSHATCPVCRFNLTAKPVKTGSEAPVSDHVVIDIRGDSEADEEEEKSHHRRPSSEIVGKFPRSNSTGHSMGRLSDGTERFTLRLPEDVRRRIMAAKGRRLKRTRSFDADLMDSGYVVGSGGKSDRVSWADRWGLFVSKSNSGSVRSPNGDSLT, translated from the coding sequence ATGGCGCGAGTCCAAGGTTTTATTTCTCACCGTTGGATCATCTTTCAGTTAATCACAGTCCTCCACGTGGCTAATGCACAATCGCTCCCGCCACCGAGTCAGGACGAGTTGCAACCGGGTCACGCACCGTCTAAGACCACCGTCTTCGGCGTTCTCATCGCCGCGTTTTTCTTCTTCGGGTTACTATCCGTCTACATCCGCCACTGCACGCGAGCTATGCCCGGACACTCCTACACAAACTCCCGCCGCCGCGCTTTCGAGGGATGTTCACGGCGAGGCGGACTTGAAGACGCGGTGGTTGAGAGCTTCCCTGTCTTCGCTTACTCCTCCGTTAAGGAGTCGAAGATCGGAGCCGGTGATCTCGAATGCGCGATTTGCCTTAACGAGTTAGAGGATCGCGAGACGGTTCGGTTACTTCCGGTTTGCAATCACCTCTTCCACGTTGATTGTATTGACGCTTGGCTTTACTCGCACGCGACTTGTCCGGTTTGCAGATTCAATCTAACTGCTAAACCGGTTAAAACCGGATCGGAAGCTCCGGTTAGTGATCACGTCGTGATTGATATTAGGGGAGATTCGGAGGCCGATGAGGAGGAAGAGAAAAGCCACCACCGGCGGCCGAGTTCTGAGATCGTCGGTAAGTTTCCGCGGTCGAATTCCACCGGTCACTCGATGGGGAGACTCAGTGATGGCACCGAGAGGTTTACTCTACGGTTGCCGGAGGACGTGAGGAGGCGGATAATGGCGGCGAAAGGACGTAGGCTGAAACGAACGAGAAGCTTTGATGCTGATTTGATGGATAGCGGGTACGTAGTCGGGTCGGGTGGAAAATCGGATCGGGTTAGCTGGGCGGATAGATGGGGTTTGTTTGTTTCAAAGTCAAACTCGGGTTCCGTTAGATCACCTAACGGCGATTCGTTGACGTGA
- the LOC103835077 gene encoding classical arabinogalactan protein 3, protein MAALKTLQAMIFLGLLATSCIAQAPAPAPIMPLPPVESPSPIITPTAEPPSPVPVASPPVMVTEPTPAPATPPTVSSPTKSPKTSPVASPPKPEGMAPSPSVPEPTPTPAPAPEGPIADSAFTNKAFLVSTAIAGALYAVVLA, encoded by the coding sequence ATGGCAGCTCTTAAGACATTGCAAGCTATGATCTTTCTTGGTCTATTGGCCACGTCCTGTATCGCTCAAGCTCCTGCTCCAGCACCCATCATGCCTCTCCCACCGGTAGAGTCTCCTTCTCCCATTATTACACCAACCGCTGAGCCACCATCTCCGGTACCGGTTGCTTCACCACCGGTTATGGTTACCGAGCCAACTCCAGCTCCGGCGACTCCTCCCACCGTCTCATCACCAACAAAGTCTCCTAAAACTTCCCCTGTCGCTTCTCCCCCCAAACCAGAAGGTATGGCTCCAAGCCCATCAGTCCCAGAACCAACACCAACACCAGCTCCGGCTCCTGAAGGACCAATTGCTGACTCAGCATTTACTAACAAAGCTTTCCTTGTGAGCACCGCCATTGCCGGAGCCTTGTACGCCGTCGTTTTGGCTTAA
- the LOC103835074 gene encoding ATP-dependent 6-phosphofructokinase 5, chloroplastic: MDVLISSATMCISPKNPLLVRSARPGSLILPKPRSPTNSVRFHRVAAVAAARATAIDLSDPEWKLKYQRDFEERFSIPHITDAFPDAEAIPSTFCVKMRSPTYINTKDRVLLKVINYSSPASAGAVCIDPDCTWIEQWVQRAGPRENIYFRPEDVKAAIVTCGGLCPGLNDVIRLIVITLEIYGVKNIVGIPFGYRGFSDKNLPEIPLSRKVVQNIHLSGGSLLGVSRGGPTVTKIVDSMEERGINMLFVLGGNGTHAGANAIHNECVKRRMKVAVVGVPKTIDNDILHMDKTFGFDTAVEEAQRAINSAYIEAHSAYHGIGVVKLMGRSSGFIAMQASLASGQVDICLIPEVPFNLHGPDGVLKHLNYLIETKGSAVVCVAEGAGQSFLENTNAKDASGNKVLGDIGVHIQQETKKYFKEIGVAADVKYIDPTYMIRAVRANASDGILCTVLGQNAVHGAFAGYSGITVGIINNHYAYLPIPEVIAYDKSVDPNSRMWHRCLTSTGQPDFL, translated from the exons ATGGATGTGCTTATCTCTTCGGCCACCATGTGCATATCTCCCAAGAACCCCCTCCTCGTCCGGTCTGCCCGGCCTGGTTCTTTGATCCTCCCTAAACCGAGATCTCCGACAAATTCGGTAAGATTTCATCGAGTAGCGGCGGTGGCGGCTGCGAGAGCAACGGCTATTGATCTAAGCGATCCAGAGTGGAAACTAAAGTACCAGAGAGACTTCGAGGAGAGATTCAGCATCCCTCATATCACTGATGCGTTCCCTGATGCAGAAGCCATCCCTTCCACGTTTTGTGTCAAGATGAG GTCTCCGACGTACATTAATACCAAAGATAGAGTACTCCTCAAG GTTATAAACTACTCATCACCAGCTTCTGCTGGAGCAGTGTGTATTGATCCTGACTGCACTTGGATTGAGCAATG GGTTCAACGTGCTGGGCCACGGGAAAATATTTACTTCAGACCTGAGGATGTGAAGGCAGCTATTGTTACTTGTGGTGGGCTTTGTCCTGGTCTTAATGATGTCATTAGACTT ATTGTCATCACTTTAGAGATATATGGTGTGAAGAACATTGTTGGGATTCCTTTTGGTTACCGTGGCTTCTCTGATAAGAACCTACCTGAAATCCCT TTGTCAAGAAAAGTGGTGCAGAACATTCATCTTTCCGGTGGAAGTTTGCTCGGGGTTTCACGTGGAGGACCGACTGTTACTAAGATCGTGGACAGCATGGAG gAGAGAGGAATCAACATGCTTTTCGTGCTTGGTGGTAATGGAACTCATGCTGGTGCCAATGCTATACACAATGAG TGTGTCAAAAGAAGGATGAAGGTAGCTGTGGTTGGTGTACCGAAAACAATTGACAATGATATTTTGCATATGGATAAAACATTTGGGTTTGACACTGCTGTTGAAGAAGCACAACGAGCTATTAACTCCGCATACATCGAG GCACATAGTGCTTACCATGGCATAGGCGTTGTGAAACTGATGGGTCGTAGCAGTGGATTCATCGCCATGCAAGCATCCTTAGCGAGTGGACAAGTCGACATTTGTCTCATTCCCGAGGTTCCTTTCAACCTCCATGGACCTGATGGTGTACTGAAACATCTGAACTACCTTATCGAAACAAAAGGCTCTGCTGTAGTTTGCGTTGCGGAAGGAGCAGGGCAG AGTTTCCTTGAGAATACAAATGCAAAAGATGCATCTGGAAACAAAGTACTCGGTGACATCGGTGTGCACATTCAACAAGAG ACGAAGAAGTACTTCAAGGAGATTGGTGTTGCGGCAGATGTGAAGTATATAGATCCAACATACATGATCCGAGCTGTACGTGCAAATGCATCAGATGGAATCCTCTGCACGGTCTTAGGACAAAACGCT GTTCATGGAGCTTTTGCTGGGTACAGTGGAATAACTGTGGGGATAATAAACAATCATTATGCTTACTTACCCATTCCTGAAGTGATTGCTTATGACAAATCAGTTGATCCCAATAGTCGAATGTGGCATCGTTGCTTAACTTCCACAGGCCAGCCtgattttttgtaa
- the LOC103835082 gene encoding adenylyl-sulfate kinase 2, chloroplastic, whose protein sequence is MEGLAIRASRPSIFCSLPGLGGHSQRQPLSDGFLRLPASSNATVNTNLVASSVFNVSSQASLTADVPALSDNIVWHESSICRCDRQQLLQQKGCVIWITGLSGSGKSTVACALSKSLFERGKLTYTLDGDNVRHGLNRDLTFKAEDRTENIRRIGEVAKLFADVGVICIASLISPYRRDRDACRSLLPEGDFVEVYMDVPLSVCESRDPKGLYKLARAGKIKGFTGIDDPYEAPLNCEVVLKHTDVSCSPRQMAENIISYLQDKGYLEG, encoded by the exons ATGGAAGGCTTAGCTATCAGAGCATCGCGACCGTCCATCTTCTGCTCTCTTCCAGGTCTCGGCGGCCATTCTCAGCGACAACCTCTAAGTGACGGTTTCCTCAGGCTGCCGGCGTCGTCTAATGCAACGGTTAACACAAACTTAGTCGCGAGTTCTGTCTTCAATGTGTCTTCACAAGCTTCCCTCACCGCCGATGTCCCCGCCCTTTCAGACAACATCGTGTGGCACGAGAGTTCCATTTGCAGATGCGACCGACAACAACTTCTTCAACAAAAGGGTTGTGTCATTTGGATCACTGGTCTCAGCGGTTCAGGGAAAAGCACTGTTGCGTGTGCGCTAAGTAAATCATTGTTTGAAAGAGGCAAACTTACTTACACACTCGACGGCGACAATGTACGCCATGGCCTTAACCGAGACCTTACTTTCAAAGCTGAGGATCGTACCGAAAACATACGCAGGATCG GTGAGGTGGCTAAGCTGTTTGCTGATGTTGGGGTCATTTGTATAGCAAGTTTGATTTCTCCGTACCGGAGAGACAGAGACGCGTGCCGGTCCCTGTTACCCGAAGGCGACTTCGTGGAG GTTTACATGGACGTTCCTCTGTCTGTGTGCGAGTCAAGAGATCCAAAGGGGTTGTACAAGCTCGCACGTGCCGGGAAGATCAAAG GTTTTACTGGAATCGATGACCCTTACGAGGCGCCATTGAATTGCGAG GTCGTGCTGAAACACACCGACGTCTCTTGTTCGCCACGTCAGATGGCTGAAAACATCATCTCTTACTTGCAAGACAAAGGTTACCTTGAAGGCTAA
- the LOC103835080 gene encoding homeobox-leucine zipper protein ATHB-16: MKRLSNSDSMCGLISNSTDEQNPRGYGHNFHSMLNGYEEDGTTVEEYSGNHHMGQSEKKRRLRVDQVKALEKNFELENKIEPERKTQLAQELGLEPRQVAVWFQNRRARWKTKQLEKDYGLLKSQYDSLRHNFDSLRRDNDSLVLKISELKAKINGEEDNNNNSKVTAESDISAVKEENVPSSPPEFIEHSTGFDYRRSFTDLCDLLPNSTALDGGSSDSCDSSAETSSENGRLTPPPTVTGGNFLQFVKTEQMEDHDDFLSGEEACCFFSDEQPPSLHWYSASDH, encoded by the exons ATGAAGAGACTTAGCAACTCAGATTCAATGTGTGGTCTGATCTCCAATTCCACAG ATGAGCAGAATCCACGAGGGTACGGGCATAATTTCCACTCTATGCTTAACGGTTACGAAGAAGACGGTACAACGGTCGAGGAATATTCCGGCAACCACCACATGGGTCAATCagagaagaagaggaggttACGTGTTGACCAAGTCAAAGCTCTCGAGAAGAACTTCGAGCTCGAGAACAAAATCGAACCTGAGAGaaaaacacaactagcacaagAGCTTGGACTTGAACCTCGTCAAGTAGCGGTTTGGTTTCAGAACCGCCGTGCACGGTGGAAGACAAAACAGCTCGAAAAAGACTACGGCCTTCTTAAGAGCCAGTACGACTCTCTCCGCCACAACTTCGACTCGCTCCGCCGCGATAACGACTCGCTTGTTTTAAAGATTAGTGAGCTCAAAGCTAAGATCAACGGAGAAGAggataacaacaacaacagcaaggTTACGGCGGAGAGTGATATCTCCGCCGTGAAAGAAGAGAATGTTCCTTCCTCTCCTCCTGAGTTTATAGAACATTCCACCGGCTTTGACTACCGGCGAAGCTTCACCGATCTCTGTGACCTTCTACCGAACTCCACCGCCCTCGACGGTGGATCTTCCGACAGCTGCGATTCGAGCGCCGAAACCAGCTCCGAGAACGGAAGATTGACGCCGCCGCCGACGGTTACCGGCGGAAATTTTCTACAGTTCGTGAAAACAGAGCAGATGGAGGATCACGACGACTTTCTGAGCGGGGAAGAAGCGTGTTGTTTCTTCTCCGATGAGCAACCACCGTCTCTTCATTGGTACTCCGCCTCTGATCACTGA
- the LOC103835076 gene encoding uncharacterized protein LOC103835076 yields MDQHKEDRRLLLSKEEERIRDELEMEIERNLEGEFKDGIYNLALKLRRLYEQRREREESLDASMRKSKRVLEVNISIKMEGDTKIEITERKKEVDNDKMKKAENLVTRKKCEAGEDKTRKEKLKNPTRAQELRWKW; encoded by the exons ATGGACCAACATAAG GAGGATAGAAGACTCTTATTGtccaaagaagaagagaggattCGTGATGAGCTTGAAATGGAAATCGAAAGAAATTTGGAAGGAGAGTTCAAGGATGGGATCTACAATCTCGCACTCAAGCTGCGCAGGCTGTATGAACAAAGAAGGGAAAGAGAAGAGTCGCTGGATGCTTCAATGAGAAAGAGCAAGAGAGTACTGGAGGTGAACATTAGCATAAAGATGGAAGGAGATACCAAGATTGAGATCACTGAGAGGAAGAAGGAAGTAGACAATGACAAGATGAAAAAAGCAGAGAATCTGGTTACTAGAAAGAAGTGTGAAGCTGGTGAAGATAAAACAAGAAAGGAGAAGTTGAAGAATCCAACAAGGGCTCAAGAACTCAGATGGAAATGGTAA
- the LOC103835081 gene encoding haloacid dehalogenase-like hydrolase domain-containing protein At4g39970 produces MAVSCSHSSILLPPSTSSVGFNRFPRLQTLRFKSRNVYQKARISTVSASSSRSLEALIFDCDGVILESENLHRQAYNDAFAHFDVRCPPSSSESLNWSLEFYDKFQNLVGGGKPKMRWYFRENGWPTSTLFESPPESDDDRAKLIDSLQDWKTERYKEIIMSGSVEARPGVIRLMDEARAAGKKLAVCSAATKSSVILCLENLIQIERFQGLDCFLAGDDVKEKKPDPSIYITAAEKLGVSVNDCLVIEDSVIGLQAATKAGMSCVITYTSSTSDQDFKEAISVYPDLTNVSLKDLETLLQTIVTAA; encoded by the exons ATGGCGGTTTCTTGCAGCCACTCATCGATTCTCTTGCCCCCATCCACCTCCTCCGTTGGCTTCAACCGCTTCCCTCGTCTCCAAACGCTGCGTTTCAAATCCAGAAACGTTTATCAGAAAGCTAGGATCTCTACAGTGTCGGCGTCATCTTCACGGTCTCTCGAAGCTCTGATCTTCGACTGCGACGGTGTGATACTCGAATCGGAGAACTTACACCGTCAAGCTTACAACGACGCCTTCGCGCATTTCGATGTTCGTTGTCCTCCTTCTTCCTCCGAGTCTCTCAACTGGAGCCTCGAGTTCTACGACAAGTTTCAGAACCTGGTCGGAGGTGGAAAGCCTAAAATGAGATGGTACTTTAGAGAAAATGGATGGCCGACTTCGACCCTTTTCGAGTCGCCTCCAGAGAGTGACGATGATCGAGCCAAGTTGATCGATAGTCTTCAGGATTGGAAGACAGAGAGGTACAAAGAGATCATAATGTCAGGAAGT GTAGAAGCAAGACCTGGTGTAATAAGACTAATGGATGAAGCAAGAGCTGCT GGGAAGAAACTAGCTGTGTGTTCTGCAGCTACAAAGAGTTCAGTTATATTATGTCTCGAGAATCTTATCCAAATC GAGCGATTCCAAGGACTTGATTGCTTCCTTGCAG GAGATGATGTTAAGGAGAAGAAACCTGATCCTTCCATTTATATAACAGCTGCCGAG AAGCTAGGTGTTTCAGTGAATGACTGTTTGGTCATAGAGGACAGTGTGATTGGCCTGCAG GCTGCTACAAAAGCAGGCATGTCATGTGTAATTACATACACTTCTTCAACATCTGATCAG GATTTCAAAGAGGCGATTTCTGTATACCCTGATCTCACTAATGTGAG CTTGAAAGACCTGGAAACTCTGCTTCAAACCATTGTCACTGCAGCTTAA